A single Methanofastidiosum sp. DNA region contains:
- a CDS encoding tetratricopeptide repeat protein has product MSLKFTNKPKGDMIMSTRLIDYSQDSVGKLLVTTGFKRGESYENGYIYLLNYNGEVIWNKEIGNVDSTMASITDSHPPGARFYPKDAYGIDFNGNGQNDILLLTESHFYILTEQGISKKYFKSVPISEIKSADIFGEGKEVALLAGVNASMISYDSYDYIFSTIAKPSKPLNSITSANLDSDIEREIITGGENISGEGNISIYDYNSSTTPNWTKTHSYITGAGMAIKKVIATNLDNGSEYQVGDEKIEIIALSEKYVYCFHTKEGGTLHLLWLYPIKQGSDLIVANIIGDGNLEVIAAGEKLYVIDKTGARVWESNLGMALSNVHSSDLNEDGHGEIVAGSSSTYRFNKAYGQIFLLDGGGHLLWQSTQNYMTEYVVIKDMDHNGTLDLVLADYSNAISGYENMMAANKADMYFSQAMNSFNNEDYRDALVYFKIAREEYKKDKNTNKVLEADGYIQKCELFLNTGSSYEMGLYFFDMGEYQKSILYFEDAKTASLNKQDFDAALKAEEMIGKANNYVEAQNYLEEANKYFSEENFDKAYSAFNNALVIYQRLGDNQKVNLIQGNMLKIDNYKKAIDYFDMGKTYFSSKDYQNAKSYFQKASAEFNNLGDVGKVSACEDYISQCTQLLESSKGISSTNNILLYGGILIGFLLLIVLLLFFLLLK; this is encoded by the coding sequence ATGTCCTTGAAATTTACCAATAAACCCAAAGGCGACATGATAATGTCAACGAGGTTAATCGATTACTCACAAGATTCAGTAGGTAAACTTCTAGTAACAACTGGATTTAAAAGAGGTGAATCCTACGAAAATGGTTACATATATCTTTTGAACTATAATGGCGAGGTAATCTGGAATAAAGAAATAGGCAATGTAGATAGTACAATGGCTTCTATAACTGATTCACACCCTCCTGGTGCTAGATTTTACCCAAAAGACGCTTATGGAATTGATTTCAACGGCAATGGTCAAAACGATATTTTGTTATTGACAGAGTCCCACTTTTATATCCTTACCGAACAAGGTATATCTAAAAAATATTTCAAATCTGTACCTATAAGTGAGATTAAGTCTGCAGATATATTTGGGGAAGGTAAAGAAGTTGCTTTATTGGCAGGTGTCAATGCAAGTATGATTAGTTATGATAGTTATGATTATATTTTTTCAACAATCGCAAAACCATCAAAGCCTCTTAATAGCATCACTTCTGCAAATCTAGATTCTGACATTGAAAGAGAGATTATCACAGGAGGTGAAAATATCTCGGGCGAAGGAAATATTTCTATTTACGATTATAATTCATCAACTACGCCTAACTGGACTAAGACGCACTCTTACATAACTGGTGCAGGCATGGCTATCAAGAAAGTCATTGCCACTAATCTTGATAATGGCAGCGAATATCAAGTAGGTGACGAAAAAATAGAAATCATTGCATTATCTGAAAAATATGTATACTGTTTCCATACAAAAGAGGGAGGTACCCTCCATCTATTATGGCTTTATCCAATAAAACAGGGTTCAGATCTTATAGTGGCAAATATTATTGGAGATGGAAATCTTGAAGTAATTGCAGCTGGAGAGAAACTCTATGTAATTGATAAAACAGGTGCAAGAGTATGGGAAAGTAATTTGGGTATGGCATTATCAAATGTTCATTCATCAGATCTTAATGAGGATGGTCATGGGGAGATAGTTGCAGGTTCTTCCTCTACATATAGATTCAATAAAGCCTATGGTCAGATATTTTTATTGGATGGGGGTGGCCACCTTTTATGGCAATCTACCCAGAATTACATGACAGAATATGTCGTCATAAAAGACATGGACCACAATGGAACGCTTGATTTAGTCTTAGCAGATTATTCTAATGCGATTTCAGGGTATGAAAACATGATGGCTGCAAATAAGGCAGATATGTATTTCAGTCAGGCCATGAACTCATTTAACAATGAGGATTATCGGGATGCCCTTGTATACTTTAAAATAGCAAGAGAAGAATATAAAAAAGATAAAAATACAAACAAAGTTCTAGAAGCAGATGGCTATATTCAAAAATGTGAACTTTTCCTGAACACAGGATCCTCATATGAGATGGGATTATATTTCTTTGATATGGGAGAATATCAGAAATCCATCTTATATTTTGAAGATGCTAAAACAGCCTCATTAAATAAACAAGATTTTGATGCAGCACTAAAAGCAGAGGAAATGATTGGAAAGGCAAATAATTACGTAGAAGCCCAAAATTATCTCGAAGAAGCAAATAAATATTTCTCTGAAGAAAACTTTGACAAAGCATATTCTGCATTTAATAATGCTCTTGTGATATATCAAAGACTAGGGGACAATCAAAAAGTTAATTTGATTCAGGGCAACATGTTAAAAATTGATAATTACAAAAAGGCCATAGACTACTTTGATATGGGTAAAACTTACTTTTCTTCAAAGGATTACCAGAATGCAAAGTCTTATTTCCAAAAAGCAAGCGCTGAATTCAATAATTTAGGAGATGTTGGGAAGGTTTCCGCCTGTGAAGACTATATATCTCAATGCACCCAACTCCTTGAATCCTCTAAAGGTATAAGTTCTACTAATAATATACTGCTCTATGGCGGTATCCTTATAGGATTTTTACTTTTGATAGTATTGCTCCTATTTTTCTTGCTTCTAAAGTAA
- a CDS encoding 4Fe-4S binding protein: MKPKVGVFQLASCSGCLLSHLDTGKISDFLNDYDVKYYPLVIDARKPPEELDLAVFEGAVGTIEKGHMKLVTEIRQRSKKVAALGACAVTTGILMHSAGNQMPMPETDAFLPISELVKVDYAIPGCPPSPEIIERFFDAFLRNDEKYLQAFTNIEENSEINIRYITQRALCISCGLCTAVCPTLALSDIEGKPVLRDEICVKCGECRFQCPRSYMPLDYINETVFKDESTSIDEYLGRYMSIYTVRATNQEILKNAQSGGTTTALMNYCLDSRIIDGILTGGKDKEKYWLARSALVTDYDELLETTGTTYNLCPTLNILKDAATSNYLKNIAIVGLPCVHQAVRKLEIYPLSLRSVIDKISLRVGLFCTHNFRYNAMIKMMEELGEIRAEDTYKVDIGAGNYVIYSVSGDIQKIPIDIVREYEQESCSICPDFTAELSDISIGSIGAPEGWNTVIVRTKTGQKTFEAAVQEGYLELGKEDKIPVDIELVKKLSKIKKNRSKKKIENRKKYNLKVPF; this comes from the coding sequence ATGAAACCAAAAGTTGGCGTATTTCAATTGGCTTCTTGTTCTGGATGTCTTTTGTCTCACTTAGACACAGGAAAAATTTCTGATTTCCTAAATGATTACGATGTAAAATACTATCCTCTTGTAATTGACGCTCGAAAACCTCCCGAAGAACTAGACTTGGCAGTTTTTGAGGGGGCGGTAGGAACAATTGAAAAAGGACACATGAAACTTGTAACCGAAATAAGGCAAAGGTCAAAAAAAGTTGCAGCTTTAGGTGCGTGTGCCGTTACCACAGGTATTCTAATGCATTCTGCTGGAAATCAGATGCCTATGCCCGAAACAGATGCATTCTTACCAATCAGTGAATTGGTAAAAGTTGACTATGCAATACCCGGCTGCCCACCAAGCCCTGAGATCATAGAGCGATTTTTCGATGCCTTCTTAAGAAATGATGAGAAATATCTTCAAGCTTTCACAAACATTGAAGAAAATTCCGAGATTAATATCCGATACATTACTCAAAGAGCACTATGTATATCATGTGGACTTTGCACAGCCGTATGTCCTACATTAGCGCTATCTGATATTGAAGGAAAACCTGTCTTAAGAGATGAAATATGTGTAAAATGTGGGGAGTGCAGATTCCAATGCCCTAGAAGCTACATGCCATTAGACTACATAAATGAAACTGTATTTAAAGATGAAAGTACCTCCATTGATGAATATCTTGGCAGATATATGTCAATTTATACTGTAAGAGCTACCAATCAAGAGATATTAAAAAATGCGCAAAGTGGCGGAACAACGACAGCACTTATGAATTACTGTCTCGATTCACGTATAATTGATGGAATTTTAACAGGTGGGAAGGATAAAGAGAAATACTGGCTTGCAAGGTCCGCTCTTGTAACTGATTATGATGAATTACTTGAAACAACTGGAACAACCTACAATCTCTGTCCAACTTTAAACATATTAAAAGATGCCGCAACTTCAAATTATCTAAAAAATATAGCAATAGTGGGGCTACCTTGTGTTCATCAAGCAGTTAGAAAACTTGAGATATATCCATTGTCCCTTAGAAGCGTAATTGATAAGATCTCTCTCAGAGTAGGATTATTTTGTACTCACAACTTTAGATACAATGCAATGATAAAGATGATGGAAGAGTTAGGTGAAATAAGGGCTGAAGATACATACAAAGTAGACATAGGCGCAGGAAACTATGTGATTTACTCTGTTTCAGGAGATATACAGAAGATCCCTATTGACATAGTCAGAGAGTACGAACAAGAGAGTTGTTCGATTTGCCCAGACTTTACTGCAGAACTCTCCGATATATCAATTGGTTCAATTGGCGCACCTGAAGGATGGAACACAGTTATTGTGAGAACAAAAACGGGACAGAAGACCTTTGAAGCAGCAGTTCAAGAGGGGTACTTAGAACTTGGAAAGGAAGATAAAATACCTGTAGATATAGAACTTGTGAAAAAACTTTCAAAAATTAAAAAGAATAGAAGTAAAAAGAAAATAGAAAACAGGAAGAAATACAATCTAAAAGTTCCTTTCTAA
- a CDS encoding hydrogenase maturation protease has product MEYLDKENLILGCGNPLFGDDGFGTEFVKKLKDEKIEEKYNNLAVIDCGSGISPFLNLINSSKHKIKNLYIIDCGDFKGKLGDVLVLDGKEVQSEGFIKSSHSMNIPHEICNFSSNVKLILVQGNVDPNNMELRMNTEVKNAFGKVQSVINSFMEESQ; this is encoded by the coding sequence ATGGAATACTTGGACAAAGAAAATCTCATATTAGGATGTGGGAATCCTCTTTTCGGTGATGATGGATTTGGCACTGAATTTGTCAAAAAACTAAAAGATGAAAAAATTGAAGAAAAATATAATAATCTTGCCGTTATAGACTGTGGATCCGGAATATCTCCCTTTTTGAATCTTATTAACTCCTCAAAACATAAAATAAAAAACTTATACATAATAGACTGCGGAGATTTTAAAGGAAAGCTTGGTGATGTGTTAGTCTTAGATGGAAAAGAAGTACAATCTGAAGGATTCATAAAATCTTCCCACAGTATGAATATCCCTCATGAAATTTGTAATTTTTCTTCTAACGTTAAGCTGATATTGGTTCAGGGAAATGTAGATCCAAACAATATGGAGCTAAGGATGAACACAGAGGTCAAAAATGCATTTGGTAAAGTTCAAAGTGTCATTAATTCTTTTATGGAGGAATCCCAATGA
- the frhA gene encoding coenzyme F420 hydrogenase subunit alpha, with the protein MEGKGERIVSLDPTTRHEGHARLVLHVDEEGIVERAYYISTTMVRSFESLTLGRTYEFTPKASMRICGLCPISHAEASCQAIEGAFGLEIPQDALILREILGLASKMQDHALHQFLILNDIIDDEKIKKESIERIQELRRIGQKMKDIVGGEAIHPSNYCVGGFNKNISQRASASLYRLVRKYEKNAHLQKDLFIETIEKKLENLPNNIGISNSSILATHMTYGDRNEINIEAIREVIPSRFYGKEEEGRMTNTMIPLYYGETVETGPRARFIKFKRFSGDSALYINVARAREMLVMVYRAEELLDQLDVNGKTKPDHITVKEGEGIGVYEAPRGTLIHMAKTDQNGIMRDYRIISPTTWNIPTIGKAIEGSPQEYAEVIMRSYDPCLDCATHCIIVKDTDGKILERRYM; encoded by the coding sequence ATGGAAGGCAAAGGGGAGAGGATTGTTAGCCTTGACCCAACAACTAGGCATGAAGGGCATGCAAGACTTGTTCTTCATGTTGATGAGGAAGGAATAGTTGAAAGAGCATATTATATCTCGACGACAATGGTACGAAGTTTCGAGTCATTGACTTTGGGCAGAACTTATGAATTTACTCCAAAGGCCTCAATGAGGATATGTGGGCTTTGCCCGATATCTCATGCAGAAGCATCATGCCAAGCAATTGAAGGGGCATTTGGACTTGAGATACCCCAGGACGCATTGATATTGAGGGAAATTTTAGGTCTTGCAAGCAAAATGCAAGATCATGCACTTCACCAATTTCTAATTCTTAATGACATAATAGATGATGAGAAAATTAAAAAAGAATCCATAGAACGAATCCAAGAATTGAGAAGAATTGGTCAAAAAATGAAAGATATTGTAGGAGGAGAAGCTATTCATCCTTCTAATTATTGCGTAGGTGGATTTAATAAAAATATAAGTCAGAGAGCATCTGCAAGTTTGTATAGGCTTGTAAGAAAATATGAAAAAAATGCACATTTACAAAAAGATTTGTTTATAGAAACAATAGAAAAAAAACTTGAGAACTTACCAAATAATATTGGAATATCTAATTCAAGCATCTTGGCTACACACATGACTTATGGAGATAGGAACGAAATTAACATTGAAGCAATCAGAGAAGTAATACCTTCTAGATTTTATGGAAAAGAGGAAGAAGGAAGAATGACGAATACTATGATCCCTCTTTATTATGGAGAAACTGTTGAAACTGGTCCAAGAGCAAGATTCATAAAATTCAAAAGATTCTCGGGGGATTCAGCACTCTACATCAATGTTGCGAGAGCAAGAGAAATGTTAGTTATGGTTTATAGGGCTGAAGAACTTTTAGACCAACTAGATGTTAATGGCAAGACAAAACCAGACCATATTACTGTAAAAGAAGGAGAAGGTATAGGGGTATATGAGGCCCCAAGAGGAACTTTAATACATATGGCCAAAACTGATCAAAATGGAATTATGAGGGATTATAGAATAATATCTCCCACAACTTGGAATATTCCAACAATAGGAAAGGCTATAGAAGGTTCACCTCAGGAGTATGCTGAAGTCATTATGAGATCATACGATCCCTGTCTTGATTGTGCAACTCACTGTATAATAGTTAAGGATACCGATGGCAAAATACTCGAAAGGAGGTACATGTAA
- the thrC gene encoding threonine synthase — MGGIKYYSTNRNINEAGFIPFKDLVSFKDALMMGQAPDAGLFMPERIPYISKGELEDLRGKRYFEVAHAILEKFLYVDIESDHLLKLCKEAYNFRVPIEKVYDRKYVLRLDQGPTASFKDFAARMMARLMGALKDEKKQLNILVATSGDTGSAVGEAFKGVSGINVFILYPESEVSGRQKKQLDTIGDNVTTLAVNGKFDDCQNLVKMAFQDNDLAKFNLTSANSINIGRILPQMIYYFYSYLEKSEEGEKFLVSVPSGNFGNSLGCEFGRRMGLPLHRLIMAVNENDEFPQYLGNGNYQKLSPSKACISSAMNVGHPSNLARFFELYGGTVDKSGKVFKYPDIKKMKENIYSRSISDQKTRDTIKNVYDKYNVVLEPHGAVGWAGLESYYHDNGDYGLSISLETAHPAKFPEEIKSLLGFEPELPEAMKDVDRRQGCPIRIENDYLQLKKFLESTLENK, encoded by the coding sequence ATGGGTGGAATTAAATATTATAGCACTAATAGGAATATTAATGAGGCGGGATTTATTCCATTTAAAGACCTTGTTAGTTTCAAAGATGCTCTTATGATGGGCCAGGCGCCCGATGCGGGATTATTTATGCCTGAGAGGATACCTTATATCTCAAAAGGCGAACTTGAAGATCTAAGGGGTAAAAGGTATTTTGAAGTAGCTCACGCAATTTTAGAAAAATTTCTTTACGTAGATATAGAATCAGATCATCTACTCAAACTATGCAAAGAAGCATATAATTTTAGAGTTCCAATTGAAAAAGTCTATGATAGAAAATATGTTCTAAGACTAGACCAAGGGCCAACTGCTTCTTTTAAAGATTTTGCCGCTAGAATGATGGCGCGTTTAATGGGGGCTTTAAAAGATGAGAAAAAACAACTAAATATACTAGTTGCAACTTCTGGAGATACAGGCAGCGCAGTTGGAGAAGCTTTCAAAGGCGTAAGTGGAATTAATGTATTTATTTTGTATCCTGAAAGTGAAGTATCTGGGAGACAGAAAAAACAACTTGATACAATAGGGGATAATGTTACAACACTTGCCGTAAATGGAAAATTTGACGATTGCCAGAATCTTGTAAAGATGGCCTTCCAGGACAATGACTTGGCAAAATTTAATTTAACATCTGCAAATTCAATTAATATAGGGAGGATACTTCCTCAAATGATTTATTATTTTTACTCTTATCTCGAGAAGTCAGAAGAAGGGGAGAAATTCCTAGTGTCCGTTCCTTCCGGAAACTTTGGTAATTCACTTGGATGCGAATTTGGCAGAAGAATGGGATTACCCCTCCATAGGCTAATAATGGCAGTAAATGAAAATGATGAGTTTCCCCAATATCTAGGTAATGGGAACTATCAAAAACTTTCTCCATCTAAAGCATGTATATCAAGCGCAATGAACGTTGGACATCCTTCAAATCTGGCTAGATTCTTTGAATTATATGGGGGAACAGTTGATAAATCTGGAAAAGTTTTCAAATACCCTGATATCAAAAAAATGAAAGAAAATATTTATTCTAGAAGTATTTCAGACCAAAAAACAAGAGACACAATAAAGAATGTATACGACAAATATAATGTAGTTCTAGAACCTCATGGTGCAGTCGGTTGGGCAGGGCTTGAATCATACTATCATGATAATGGAGACTACGGCCTAAGCATTTCTTTAGAAACAGCTCATCCGGCAAAATTCCCTGAGGAAATAAAATCATTACTCGGATTTGAACCAGAGCTTCCAGAAGCAATGAAGGATGTTGACCGAAGACAAGGATGCCCTATAAGAATAGAAAACGATTATCTTCAATTGAAGAAATTCTTAGAATCAACATTAGAAAACAAGTAA
- the aspS gene encoding aspartate--tRNA(Asn) ligase, which produces MLKRTCYSDNLKDGEEVILSGWVHERRDLGGIKFILLRDREGIAQITAPKKKVSEEIFKLMDSLGREWVIAVKGNVKSSPQAPGGLEVIPSEIEIINMAEPSLPLDPSEKVDADIDTRLDNRFMDIRKPKVTAIFKIRSEILSAAREYLLSQSFIEIQTPKISASGTEGGTELFPLSYFEREAFLAQSPQLYKQTMMATGMDRVFEMAHYFRAEESNTRRHLSESDAVDIEMSFIENEEDVMYILENLVSHILKSVSGNRKKELSLLGIEVNVPSTPFRRVNYDEAITLLQESGFSVHHGEDLGTESEKALGNIVKEKYGDDLYFLTKYPLSTKPFYTNFDGDVARAFDLDYKGVEISSGGQRIHNVEVLRTRIKEKGLPVSSFEAYLKPFRFGMPPHGGFGLGIDRLIMQMLNLENIREGVLFPHDRRRLEP; this is translated from the coding sequence ATGCTAAAAAGAACATGTTATTCAGATAATTTAAAAGATGGCGAAGAAGTTATTCTTTCCGGGTGGGTTCACGAGAGAAGGGATTTAGGTGGAATTAAATTTATTTTATTGAGAGACAGAGAGGGAATTGCCCAGATTACCGCTCCAAAAAAGAAAGTTTCAGAAGAAATTTTTAAATTAATGGATTCTCTAGGAAGAGAATGGGTTATTGCAGTTAAGGGAAATGTTAAATCTTCTCCTCAAGCCCCAGGCGGACTTGAAGTAATACCCAGTGAAATAGAAATAATAAACATGGCAGAGCCAAGTCTTCCTCTTGATCCCTCAGAGAAAGTTGATGCAGATATTGACACAAGACTCGATAACAGATTCATGGATATAAGAAAACCAAAAGTAACTGCAATATTCAAGATTAGAAGTGAAATATTGAGTGCTGCAAGAGAATACCTTTTGAGTCAATCCTTTATTGAGATTCAGACACCAAAAATAAGTGCGTCAGGAACTGAAGGTGGAACAGAACTTTTCCCACTATCCTATTTTGAGAGGGAAGCCTTTCTAGCCCAATCTCCTCAACTCTATAAGCAGACAATGATGGCTACAGGAATGGACAGAGTTTTTGAAATGGCGCACTACTTCAGAGCAGAGGAATCAAATACAAGAAGACATCTTTCTGAATCTGATGCTGTGGATATAGAAATGTCATTTATAGAAAATGAAGAAGATGTAATGTATATACTTGAGAATTTAGTTTCTCATATATTGAAATCTGTAAGTGGTAATAGAAAGAAAGAACTTTCTTTATTGGGAATAGAAGTTAATGTTCCTTCTACCCCTTTTAGAAGAGTAAACTATGATGAAGCTATTACTCTTCTACAAGAAAGTGGATTTAGTGTTCATCACGGTGAAGATTTAGGCACAGAGTCAGAAAAGGCACTAGGAAATATTGTTAAAGAAAAATATGGCGATGATCTTTATTTCTTGACAAAATACCCATTATCAACAAAACCATTTTACACTAACTTTGATGGAGATGTAGCAAGAGCATTTGATTTGGATTATAAAGGGGTAGAAATAAGTTCCGGCGGTCAGAGGATTCATAATGTTGAAGTTCTTAGAACAAGAATAAAAGAGAAAGGACTCCCTGTTTCTTCATTTGAAGCATACCTAAAACCATTTAGATTTGGAATGCCGCCACATGGTGGGTTTGGTCTTGGTATAGATAGGCTCATTATGCAAATGCTAAATCTTGAGAATATAAGAGAAGGGGTTTTATTCCCTCACGACAGAAGAAGACTTGAGCCATAA
- the gatB gene encoding Asp-tRNA(Asn)/Glu-tRNA(Gln) amidotransferase subunit GatB, whose amino-acid sequence MQLHEDKYKDLNLKIGLEIHVQLKTEQKIFCECSTDYISSSPNNNICPICTSQPGSKPMGVNEKALENLLKIGLFLGCKPHEKPFYVQRKHYFYPDLPSNYQRTSQPILANGIFMGVGIWEIHIEEDPGRYELREGKVDLNRCGVPLAEIVTAPDIKSPEYAREFLRDLLLSLEYLGVIRGESGSIRADVNISIMGGNRIEIKNVNSVKGVYKALKYEIVRQKAVLQRGGTITMETRHFDEGSMITKTLRKKETVADYRYIPDPDLVPIYIGPEWLQEIESVLPESPHNKKKRFMEEYSLGEEIVDALISDLYLSDFFEESAKNSNPLEAGKWCATELKRRLNEKNLSVSTSKITPKHISDMIGFIERGELSVKNAKWIIEDAVDTGEAIPVLMDKKNFYQISSEDTLLKIIDKILGDNPKAVQDYKSGNENALHFLFGKVVNETEGRAEPSKTIKLLKDKLCTVT is encoded by the coding sequence TTGCAGCTTCATGAAGATAAATACAAAGATTTGAATTTAAAAATAGGTCTTGAGATACATGTTCAACTAAAGACTGAGCAGAAGATATTTTGTGAGTGTTCAACAGATTATATTAGTTCATCTCCAAATAATAATATTTGTCCCATATGTACATCTCAACCTGGATCAAAACCAATGGGAGTAAATGAAAAAGCTTTAGAAAATCTTCTAAAAATAGGTTTATTTCTAGGGTGCAAGCCCCATGAAAAGCCTTTCTATGTCCAAAGAAAACATTATTTTTATCCCGACTTACCTTCAAATTATCAGAGAACCTCCCAGCCGATATTAGCAAACGGTATCTTCATGGGCGTCGGTATATGGGAAATTCATATTGAAGAAGACCCCGGCAGATATGAGCTAAGAGAAGGTAAAGTTGATCTTAATAGGTGTGGAGTACCTCTAGCTGAAATAGTAACTGCTCCTGATATTAAATCCCCCGAATATGCAAGAGAATTTTTGAGAGATTTATTGTTATCTCTTGAGTATTTAGGCGTTATAAGGGGAGAATCAGGTTCTATTAGGGCAGATGTTAATATTTCCATAATGGGCGGAAACAGAATCGAAATAAAAAATGTTAACTCTGTCAAAGGTGTATACAAAGCGCTGAAATATGAAATTGTCAGACAGAAAGCAGTTTTACAGAGGGGCGGAACAATAACGATGGAGACAAGACATTTCGACGAAGGCAGTATGATAACTAAAACTCTAAGAAAAAAAGAGACGGTTGCAGACTATCGATATATCCCTGACCCTGATTTAGTTCCAATTTATATTGGTCCAGAGTGGCTCCAAGAAATTGAATCAGTATTGCCAGAATCTCCCCATAATAAAAAGAAGAGATTCATGGAAGAATATTCCTTAGGTGAGGAAATTGTGGACGCGTTAATATCTGACCTTTACCTCTCAGATTTCTTTGAAGAATCTGCGAAGAATTCAAATCCCCTTGAAGCTGGTAAGTGGTGTGCAACTGAACTTAAAAGAAGGTTAAATGAAAAGAACTTATCTGTTTCCACATCAAAAATTACACCTAAACATATCTCTGATATGATAGGTTTTATCGAAAGAGGAGAACTTTCTGTTAAAAATGCCAAATGGATTATTGAAGATGCTGTGGATACAGGCGAAGCAATACCTGTACTTATGGATAAAAAGAACTTCTATCAGATAAGTTCCGAAGATACATTACTCAAAATAATAGATAAAATACTGGGAGATAATCCCAAAGCAGTTCAAGATTATAAATCTGGAAATGAAAATGCATTACACTTTTTGTTTGGTAAAGTTGTTAATGAAACTGAAGGAAGGGCAGAGCCTTCAAAAACAATAAAATTACTTAAAGATAAATTATGTACGGTGACTTAA